The Edaphobacter sp. 12200R-103 genome contains a region encoding:
- a CDS encoding alpha/beta fold hydrolase, producing MNRRGMGFFAAGLLMAVPLAVRAQEIAGAWQGTLNTPKQKLRIVMQIERGGDGALKGKVYSIDQTPTPAGMTSVSFAGSMLKFAVDQFHASYEGTMSADGKTVAGTFTQGDSLPLTFERATPETAWKVDASPHTVQFVPVDKDVKLEVLDWGGTGRPLVLLTGLGNDAHIFDKFAAKLTDKYHVYGITRRGFGASSKPVPDDTNYSAERMGEDVLAVLDALHLEKPVLAGHSIAGEELSYVGTRHPERVAGLIYLDAGYSYALYDEVNGDMQIDGKELRERLGMLTPGKMPADEKQFMAALRTNLELVEKGIDAREERLKLIPAPLPPAGAPKPPPAGAAIIDGVMKFTTIKGPVLAIFADPHEPGNLFKDNPTARAAFIAANNKNTEQQAVAFEREVPSAHVVRIPNANHYVFLSNEADVLREMNAFIATLP from the coding sequence ATGAACCGTCGCGGGATGGGTTTCTTTGCAGCAGGACTTCTGATGGCAGTTCCCCTGGCGGTGCGGGCGCAGGAGATCGCCGGCGCCTGGCAGGGCACTCTGAATACGCCGAAACAGAAGCTCCGCATCGTCATGCAGATCGAACGTGGCGGTGACGGCGCTCTGAAGGGCAAGGTGTACAGCATCGACCAGACACCGACCCCGGCAGGAATGACGTCCGTCTCTTTCGCGGGTTCGATGCTGAAGTTTGCTGTGGACCAGTTTCACGCCTCCTACGAAGGCACGATGAGTGCGGATGGAAAGACGGTTGCCGGAACGTTTACCCAGGGAGATTCGCTGCCGCTGACCTTTGAGCGCGCGACTCCGGAGACGGCGTGGAAGGTCGATGCTTCGCCACATACAGTGCAGTTCGTCCCGGTCGATAAGGACGTCAAGCTGGAGGTGCTGGACTGGGGCGGAACGGGACGGCCGCTGGTTCTGCTGACAGGCCTTGGCAACGACGCTCACATCTTTGACAAGTTCGCCGCGAAGCTGACGGACAAGTACCACGTGTATGGAATTACGCGGCGCGGCTTTGGCGCATCGAGCAAGCCCGTGCCGGATGACACGAACTATTCCGCTGAGCGCATGGGCGAGGATGTTCTGGCTGTTCTCGATGCGCTGCATCTGGAAAAGCCTGTCCTGGCGGGGCATTCGATCGCGGGTGAGGAGCTGAGTTATGTGGGAACGCGGCATCCGGAGCGCGTGGCGGGACTGATCTATCTGGATGCGGGATATTCGTATGCGCTCTACGACGAAGTGAACGGGGATATGCAGATCGATGGCAAGGAGTTACGGGAGAGGCTGGGGATGTTGACTCCAGGCAAGATGCCCGCCGATGAGAAACAATTCATGGCCGCGCTGCGTACAAACCTTGAGCTGGTGGAGAAGGGTATAGACGCTCGGGAGGAACGTTTGAAGCTTATTCCGGCGCCGCTACCGCCTGCCGGTGCGCCGAAGCCGCCTCCCGCGGGCGCGGCGATCATCGACGGAGTGATGAAGTTCACGACGATCAAGGGGCCTGTGCTGGCGATCTTTGCCGATCCGCATGAACCCGGCAATCTCTTCAAAGACAATCCCACAGCGCGGGCAGCGTTCATCGCAGCCAACAACAAGAACACGGAGCAGCAGGCAGTGGCGTTTGAGAGGGAGGTGCCTTCGGCGCATGTGGTGAGGATTCCGAATGCGAATCATTATGTGTTTCTCTCGAATGAGGCAGATGTGCTGCGGGAGATGAATGCGTTTATCGCTACGCTGCCTTGA
- a CDS encoding nitrogen regulation protein NR(II), whose translation MSDKKDSKKKVIEPLRPREPALAMTAKARHWERAWKDLRDSSERLEELAAIVSSSNDAIIGKDLNGIVTSWNQAATRILGYTADEMIGQSILRLLPEHLQPDEAEILRKIRTGERIDHFETVRRTKNGELIDVSLTISPLRNQHGVIIGASKILRDISAGKRAERSLLQAEKMAAAGRMAATIAHEINNPLEAVVNLLYLLRDSVHDPQGASYLKTAEAELARVSHIARQTLGFYREHGSARKTSLAELVRHIIDVYEPRCASAGISLEYSLNTRRQLTVRRGEIMQVVSNIVVNSIHALPKGGSLGIAVQDVSDGVTISIRDSGAGIAADNLARVFEAFFTTRASIGTGIGLFVSKQFVEGHGGNITIESSQDKHRHGTLVTVFLPEITTYERPNAQDQEQREANVSS comes from the coding sequence TTGAGCGACAAAAAGGACAGCAAAAAGAAGGTCATCGAACCCCTGCGTCCTCGGGAACCTGCACTGGCGATGACGGCCAAGGCCCGCCACTGGGAGCGAGCCTGGAAGGATCTGCGCGACTCCTCCGAACGGCTGGAAGAGCTGGCCGCCATCGTCTCCTCTTCCAACGACGCCATCATCGGCAAAGACCTTAACGGCATCGTCACCAGCTGGAACCAGGCTGCCACCCGCATCCTCGGCTACACCGCCGATGAGATGATCGGCCAGTCCATCCTCCGGCTTCTCCCCGAACATCTGCAGCCGGACGAGGCCGAGATTCTCCGCAAGATCCGCACAGGCGAGCGCATCGACCACTTCGAGACCGTGCGCCGCACCAAAAATGGCGAGCTGATCGACGTCTCACTGACCATCTCCCCGCTTCGCAACCAGCACGGAGTCATCATAGGGGCCTCGAAGATCCTGCGCGACATCTCGGCGGGCAAACGTGCTGAGCGATCGCTTCTGCAGGCCGAAAAGATGGCCGCTGCCGGAAGAATGGCAGCCACTATCGCGCACGAGATCAACAATCCGCTCGAGGCTGTCGTCAATCTGCTCTACCTGCTGCGCGACTCCGTTCACGATCCCCAGGGTGCGTCTTACCTGAAGACGGCCGAGGCCGAGCTGGCGCGCGTCTCCCACATTGCCCGCCAGACCCTCGGCTTCTATCGCGAGCATGGCTCCGCCAGAAAGACCTCGCTGGCCGAACTGGTCCGCCACATCATCGACGTGTATGAGCCCCGCTGCGCGTCCGCAGGAATCTCGCTGGAATACAGCCTGAACACCAGGCGGCAGCTTACCGTGCGCCGCGGCGAGATCATGCAGGTCGTCTCCAACATCGTCGTCAACTCCATCCACGCCCTGCCCAAAGGAGGCTCCCTCGGGATCGCCGTCCAGGACGTCTCGGATGGCGTCACGATCTCCATCCGAGACAGCGGCGCAGGCATCGCCGCCGACAATCTCGCGCGCGTCTTTGAAGCCTTCTTTACAACCAGAGCCTCTATTGGCACCGGTATCGGACTCTTCGTCTCAAAACAGTTCGTCGAAGGCCACGGCGGAAACATCACGATCGAGAGCAGCCAGGACAAACACCGCCACGGAACACTGGTCACCGTCTTCCTGCCCGAGATCACCACCTACGAGAGGCCCAACGCGCAGGATCAAGAGCAGCGCGAGGCGAACGTGTCTTCCTGA
- the glyA gene encoding serine hydroxymethyltransferase, whose amino-acid sequence MPIDQNAPLAIADPEIAAQIENEVIRQHEGLEMIASENFVSRAVLEAAGTVFTNKYAEGYPGKRYYGGCEFADVVENLARDRAKKLFNAEHANVQPSSGSQANAAAYMSIINPGDTVLGLDLAHGGHLTHGHKLNFSGKLYRIVGYQVRKDTETIDYDELEAKAIAEKPKVIVGGGSAYPRFWDFARMRQIADKVGAYLFIDMAHFAGLVAGGAHPSPVPHAHITTTTTHKTLRGPRAGLILCGQDLAASVDRSVFPGQQGGPLVHIVAAKAVAFKEALDPAFSTYAHQVVANAKVLAEALAGEGFRIVSGGTDNHLMLVDVFQKGMFGSEAENALGAAGITVNKNAIPYDTNPPMKPSGIRVGTPALTTRGMKEAEMRQIATWIARALENRNDEAALRKIRGEVTELADQFPLYTWLRQPQPVA is encoded by the coding sequence ATGCCCATCGACCAGAACGCGCCGCTTGCCATCGCCGATCCCGAGATCGCCGCACAGATCGAAAACGAAGTCATCCGCCAGCACGAAGGCCTCGAGATGATCGCCTCTGAGAACTTCGTCAGCCGAGCTGTACTGGAAGCCGCCGGAACGGTCTTTACGAACAAGTACGCCGAGGGCTATCCCGGCAAGCGTTACTACGGCGGCTGCGAGTTTGCCGACGTGGTCGAGAACCTTGCGCGCGACCGCGCCAAAAAGCTCTTCAACGCCGAGCACGCCAACGTGCAGCCCTCGTCGGGTTCGCAGGCCAACGCCGCCGCGTACATGTCGATCATCAATCCCGGCGACACCGTACTCGGTCTTGATCTCGCTCACGGCGGCCACCTGACCCACGGGCACAAGCTCAACTTCTCCGGTAAGCTCTACCGCATCGTCGGCTACCAGGTCCGCAAGGACACCGAAACCATCGACTACGACGAGCTTGAGGCCAAGGCCATCGCTGAAAAGCCCAAGGTCATCGTCGGCGGAGGATCCGCCTATCCGCGCTTCTGGGACTTCGCCCGCATGCGCCAGATCGCCGACAAGGTCGGCGCGTATCTCTTTATCGATATGGCCCACTTCGCCGGTCTGGTCGCCGGGGGAGCGCATCCTTCGCCCGTGCCCCACGCCCACATCACCACCACGACGACCCACAAGACGTTGCGCGGGCCTCGCGCCGGACTCATCCTCTGCGGCCAGGACCTCGCTGCAAGCGTCGACCGCTCCGTCTTCCCCGGCCAGCAGGGCGGCCCGCTGGTCCACATCGTCGCGGCCAAGGCCGTTGCCTTCAAGGAAGCGCTCGATCCGGCCTTCTCGACCTACGCTCACCAGGTCGTCGCCAACGCCAAAGTTCTGGCCGAGGCTCTTGCGGGTGAGGGCTTCCGCATCGTCTCCGGCGGAACCGACAACCACCTGATGCTCGTCGATGTCTTCCAGAAGGGCATGTTCGGCTCAGAGGCGGAAAACGCGCTCGGCGCAGCCGGTATCACCGTCAATAAGAACGCCATCCCGTACGACACCAACCCGCCCATGAAGCCCTCGGGCATTCGCGTCGGAACCCCGGCCCTGACCACGCGCGGCATGAAGGAAGCCGAGATGCGACAGATCGCCACCTGGATCGCCCGCGCTCTTGAGAACCGTAACGATGAGGCCGCCCTTCGCAAGATTCGCGGCGAGGTCACCGAGCTGGCCGATCAGTTCCCCCTCTACACCTGGCTCCGCCAGCCCCAGCCCGTCGCGTAG
- a CDS encoding ketopantoate reductase C-terminal domain-containing protein, whose amino-acid sequence MLQRRGSIACAAAEARGGFREEAIGEVALEMLRECIAVGRAEGAELPDGFAEEVLAACRRGNPDSINSLHADRLAGRPMETAARNGAIVRKGRAHGIPTPANAMAVALLEEMAKG is encoded by the coding sequence GTGCTCCAACGCCGTGGGAGCATTGCCTGCGCTGCTGCTGAAGCCCGCGGGGGTTTCCGCGAGGAGGCCATCGGCGAGGTCGCGCTGGAGATGCTGCGCGAGTGCATTGCCGTGGGGAGAGCCGAGGGAGCTGAGCTGCCGGACGGGTTCGCGGAAGAGGTGCTGGCGGCGTGCCGCAGGGGAAATCCCGACTCGATCAACTCGCTGCACGCGGACCGGCTGGCGGGCCGCCCGATGGAGACGGCAGCGCGCAATGGAGCGATTGTGCGCAAGGGCCGCGCGCATGGCATTCCTACACCGGCGAACGCGATGGCGGTGGCGCTGCTGGAGGAGATGGCGAAGGGGTAA
- a CDS encoding lactate racemase domain-containing protein yields the protein MPWFTVEADAIPAQQVKEAAIRLIDEAQKRIAPRLNRVLLLPPDLTRAHSGVGKITEWVYQEIMRRNPDAHVRVIPTLGQHVPHTEAENRWMFGSIPNDIILAHDWRNGVSHVGTIPASLVAETTGGVADWEIPVDLNSTLIDQPWDLIVNLGHVVPHEVLGFANHNKNYFIGLGGRQTICASHIAAAVYGIENNLGCLVTPLRACFNYAEEKYLSQLPDVYLQIVMQRDAENRLVTSGLYIGDDLETYLQAARRSREQNITIFEKPIRKIVAVMQADEFRATWVANKAVYRTRMAIADGGELLIIAPGVERFGEQPEVDALIRKYGYKGTPRTLALYKTEADMQGISHGVAHLIHGSSEGRFTITYAPGPRISKEEIEQVGYQYAALAEVEKRYDAAVLKEGWNTMPDGEEVFYISTPSAGLWTTEAKLNNPARRDLSRSA from the coding sequence ATGCCGTGGTTCACCGTCGAAGCCGATGCCATCCCCGCACAACAGGTTAAAGAAGCGGCCATCCGCCTCATCGACGAAGCACAGAAGCGGATCGCCCCCAGACTGAACCGCGTCCTGCTGTTACCGCCTGATCTCACCCGCGCGCACTCGGGGGTGGGAAAGATCACCGAGTGGGTCTACCAGGAGATCATGCGCCGTAACCCGGACGCCCACGTCCGCGTCATCCCCACCCTCGGCCAGCACGTCCCCCACACCGAGGCCGAAAACAGGTGGATGTTCGGCTCCATCCCGAACGACATCATCCTTGCGCACGACTGGCGCAACGGCGTCTCGCATGTTGGCACCATCCCTGCCTCGCTCGTTGCCGAGACCACCGGCGGCGTCGCCGACTGGGAGATCCCCGTCGACCTCAACTCCACCCTCATCGACCAGCCCTGGGACCTCATCGTCAATCTCGGCCACGTCGTCCCGCACGAGGTGCTGGGCTTCGCCAACCATAACAAGAACTACTTCATTGGTCTCGGCGGCAGGCAGACCATCTGCGCCTCGCATATCGCCGCCGCGGTCTATGGCATCGAGAACAACCTCGGCTGCCTGGTCACCCCCCTGCGCGCCTGCTTCAACTACGCGGAAGAGAAGTATCTCTCGCAGCTGCCCGACGTCTACCTCCAGATCGTCATGCAACGCGATGCGGAGAACCGCCTCGTCACCAGCGGCCTCTACATCGGCGACGATCTTGAGACCTACCTCCAGGCTGCCCGCCGCTCGCGTGAGCAGAACATCACCATCTTCGAAAAGCCAATCAGGAAGATCGTTGCTGTCATGCAGGCCGACGAGTTTCGCGCCACCTGGGTAGCCAACAAGGCCGTCTACCGCACCCGCATGGCCATCGCCGACGGTGGAGAGCTGCTGATCATCGCCCCCGGCGTCGAGCGCTTCGGCGAGCAGCCCGAGGTCGATGCCCTTATCCGCAAATACGGATACAAGGGAACCCCGCGCACGCTCGCTCTCTACAAGACGGAGGCCGACATGCAGGGTATCTCGCACGGCGTCGCCCATCTCATCCACGGCTCCAGCGAAGGGCGCTTTACCATCACCTACGCCCCCGGGCCCAGGATCTCCAAAGAAGAGATTGAGCAGGTCGGCTATCAGTACGCTGCGCTCGCGGAGGTCGAGAAGCGTTATGATGCCGCCGTCCTGAAGGAAGGCTGGAACACCATGCCCGACGGCGAAGAGGTCTTCTACATCAGCACGCCGTCAGCCGGCCTGTGGACCACGGAGGCCAAGCTGAACAACCCGGCGCGCAGAGATTTGTCCCGTTCCGCCTGA
- the hemB gene encoding porphobilinogen synthase: MNFPVTRMRRLRRTEAMRSLVRETHLHPGALIYPLFLCPGEGVRRPIGSMPNVYNLSLDEAVKEAERCAALGLGGLLLFGLPSQKDEEATGAWADDGIVQNALRAFKKNRTLDSLVMMADVCLCEYTSHGHCGVVARDGDHYHVDNDASLALLAKTAASLARAGADIVAPSDMMDGRVAAMREAMDLASLEDVPILSYASKFASAFYGPFREAADSTPQFGDRRSYQMDGANLREAMREIELDIAEGADMLLMKPAMPYLDVIREARQRFDLPMGAYQVSGEYSMLHAAFERGWLEPQRAMMESLLSIRRAGADFIVTYFAKDAAQVLG, encoded by the coding sequence ATGAACTTTCCTGTTACGCGTATGCGCCGTTTGCGCCGCACCGAGGCGATGCGCTCGCTGGTTCGCGAGACGCATCTGCATCCGGGAGCGCTGATCTATCCGCTGTTTCTCTGCCCGGGCGAGGGTGTTCGCAGGCCCATCGGCTCCATGCCGAACGTCTACAACCTTTCTCTGGATGAGGCCGTGAAGGAGGCCGAGCGGTGCGCCGCGCTTGGGCTGGGTGGTCTGCTGCTCTTCGGGCTTCCGTCCCAGAAGGACGAAGAGGCGACCGGTGCGTGGGCCGATGACGGCATCGTGCAGAATGCGCTGCGGGCGTTCAAGAAGAATCGAACGCTGGATTCGCTGGTGATGATGGCCGATGTATGCCTGTGCGAGTACACCTCGCATGGCCACTGCGGCGTGGTGGCGCGGGACGGCGACCACTACCACGTGGACAACGATGCCAGTCTGGCGCTGCTGGCGAAGACTGCCGCCTCGCTGGCCAGGGCGGGTGCAGACATCGTTGCTCCCAGCGACATGATGGATGGCCGCGTGGCGGCGATGCGCGAGGCGATGGATCTGGCGAGTTTGGAAGACGTGCCGATCCTCAGCTACGCGTCGAAGTTTGCGAGCGCGTTCTATGGACCGTTTCGCGAGGCGGCGGATTCGACCCCGCAGTTTGGCGACCGCAGGAGCTACCAGATGGATGGAGCGAACCTGCGCGAGGCGATGCGCGAGATCGAGCTCGATATCGCCGAAGGTGCGGACATGCTGTTGATGAAGCCGGCGATGCCTTATCTGGATGTGATCCGCGAGGCGCGGCAGCGGTTCGATCTGCCCATGGGGGCCTACCAGGTCTCGGGCGAGTATTCGATGCTGCACGCGGCGTTCGAGCGTGGCTGGCTGGAGCCGCAGCGCGCCATGATGGAGTCGCTGCTCTCGATACGGCGGGCGGGCGCCGATTTTATCGTGACTTACTTTGCCAAGGATGCGGCACAGGTCCTGGGGTAG
- a CDS encoding GMC oxidoreductase, protein MILNGTAVENNTTLRAQYCVIGSGMGGASVASSLAKAGKDVLLVEAGGSERSSSPPVSAESTGRPFGIPLTRCIELGGTSNAWHGNSNPLDEQDFAPRPWLDVDGWPLTRQDLDPFYEKAALLLGNDSCSGLKPSLLPPAVHRSIGRIDFNPSILHPKFLEYRKPPHRWKNTLLELAHNGRLRCLLGTCALELLPDEHGSRVVRLKAGAPGRTFFLEAETFIVAAGALETPRLLLNSRSRHPGGIGNQHDQVGRCLMDHPTGPFSMLRFRRILRATAYSDHALPGGERYVRAALALQPELQESLQTSNHYFMIRPCIGSRHVRGDLRLSFLAARSIRDINVRQVAGILSSPNLLYRILIARLGVPAFYRYGELFFMAEQLPNPKSRITLSPERKDAFGYPVASIHWNPTSADFRSLESFVNTAFTTGLSSRHHRMAHQGTIEEWIDSFTSAAHHLGTARMAATSTHGVVNPSLQVFGVNNLYLCDASVFPTAGSANPSLTITALGIRLAQHLLRDQGIQKSSVPSQLLQNSSISERSIPVSLNGAGPN, encoded by the coding sequence ATGATCCTGAACGGCACTGCCGTCGAGAACAACACCACCCTTCGCGCACAATATTGTGTTATCGGCTCCGGAATGGGAGGAGCCTCCGTCGCCTCCTCCCTCGCAAAGGCCGGCAAAGACGTCCTCCTGGTGGAAGCCGGAGGCAGCGAACGCTCCTCTTCGCCTCCAGTCTCGGCCGAGAGCACCGGACGGCCCTTCGGCATTCCGCTCACACGCTGCATCGAGCTTGGGGGAACCAGCAACGCCTGGCATGGCAACTCCAATCCTCTGGATGAGCAGGACTTCGCCCCCCGGCCCTGGCTCGACGTTGACGGCTGGCCGCTTACCCGGCAGGACCTCGATCCGTTCTATGAGAAGGCGGCCCTCCTGCTGGGAAATGACTCCTGCAGCGGCCTTAAGCCCAGCCTGTTGCCGCCCGCTGTTCATCGCAGTATCGGCCGCATCGACTTCAACCCCTCCATCCTGCACCCCAAGTTCCTCGAATATCGCAAGCCACCGCACCGGTGGAAGAATACCCTGCTCGAGCTCGCCCACAACGGTCGCCTGCGCTGCCTGCTTGGGACCTGCGCTCTCGAACTTCTGCCCGACGAGCATGGATCGAGGGTGGTGCGCCTCAAGGCCGGAGCCCCCGGCCGCACTTTCTTTCTCGAGGCCGAAACCTTCATCGTGGCCGCAGGCGCTCTGGAGACGCCCCGCCTGCTTCTCAACTCCCGCTCGCGCCACCCCGGGGGAATCGGAAACCAGCACGACCAGGTGGGCCGCTGCCTGATGGACCACCCCACCGGCCCCTTTTCCATGCTTCGCTTCCGGCGCATCCTCCGGGCCACCGCCTACTCCGACCATGCCCTGCCGGGCGGCGAGCGCTATGTCCGCGCGGCCCTTGCCCTGCAGCCCGAGCTTCAGGAGAGCCTCCAGACCTCCAATCATTACTTTATGATCCGCCCCTGCATCGGATCGCGGCACGTCCGGGGAGACCTCCGTCTCTCTTTCCTCGCCGCCCGGTCCATCCGCGATATCAACGTCCGCCAGGTGGCCGGAATCCTCAGCTCGCCCAACCTTCTCTATCGCATCCTTATCGCACGGCTCGGTGTCCCGGCGTTCTATCGCTATGGCGAGCTGTTCTTCATGGCGGAGCAGCTTCCCAATCCCAAGAGCCGCATCACCCTTTCCCCGGAACGGAAAGACGCCTTCGGCTATCCTGTCGCCTCCATCCACTGGAACCCGACCAGCGCCGACTTCAGGAGCCTCGAGAGCTTCGTCAATACGGCTTTCACCACCGGTCTTTCCTCACGCCACCACCGTATGGCCCACCAGGGAACCATCGAGGAGTGGATCGACAGCTTTACCTCGGCTGCGCACCATCTCGGTACGGCCCGCATGGCTGCAACGTCCACCCACGGCGTCGTTAACCCCAGCCTGCAGGTCTTCGGGGTGAACAATCTCTATCTCTGCGACGCCTCCGTCTTCCCGACCGCGGGGAGCGCGAATCCCTCGCTCACCATCACAGCGCTCGGAATACGTCTGGCCCAGCATCTGCTTCGGGATCAGGGGATTCAGAAGAGTTCCGTCCCGAGTCAGCTTCTCCAGAATTCGTCGATTTCAGAGCGGTCAATTCCAGTTTCGCTCAACGGGGCAGGGCCCAACTGA
- a CDS encoding nucleoside hydrolase gives MPTSRILAAALLFLLGFHNAPAQAPSPDRVIVDTDIGDDIDDAFAVSLALTSPEISLAGISSSWGDTALRARMIDRMLCETGRDSIAVNAGVPTRTTTTFSQAPWARAGIARTHGDAIAFLLDQIRTHPHQLTLLALGPLTNLGAAIDRDPATFRQLRRVVLMGGSVHRGYGVSNAPPEPEYNIARDPAAAQKLFRSGVPIFMLPLDSTQLKFDEAKRSQLASVSTPLTDSLEVLIAEWSRSSHTPTPTLFDVVAAAYAISPETCPMTPLHIEVDDKGMTLPTEGSPNAQVCLQPHPEALFHLLMPRLLHQHMTGNKVCVARSVD, from the coding sequence ATGCCGACTTCACGCATCCTCGCCGCCGCTCTGCTGTTCCTCCTCGGGTTCCACAATGCGCCCGCACAGGCGCCCTCTCCCGATCGAGTCATCGTCGATACCGACATCGGCGACGACATCGATGACGCCTTCGCCGTCTCCCTCGCGCTCACCAGCCCGGAGATCTCTCTCGCCGGCATCTCGTCGTCCTGGGGGGATACCGCACTGCGCGCGCGCATGATCGACCGCATGCTCTGCGAGACCGGCCGCGACTCCATCGCGGTCAACGCCGGCGTCCCGACCCGCACGACCACCACCTTCTCGCAGGCCCCCTGGGCGCGCGCAGGCATCGCGCGGACTCACGGGGACGCCATCGCCTTTCTCCTCGACCAGATTCGCACACATCCCCACCAGCTCACCCTGCTCGCTCTCGGCCCGCTCACCAATCTTGGAGCCGCCATCGACCGCGACCCCGCGACCTTCCGCCAGCTCCGGCGCGTCGTCCTGATGGGAGGCTCCGTCCATCGCGGCTATGGCGTTTCCAACGCGCCGCCCGAGCCCGAGTACAACATCGCACGCGATCCCGCCGCCGCGCAGAAGCTCTTCCGCTCCGGCGTTCCGATCTTCATGCTTCCGCTGGACTCCACCCAGCTCAAGTTCGACGAGGCAAAGCGTTCGCAGCTTGCCTCCGTCAGCACGCCGCTCACCGACAGCCTTGAGGTGCTGATCGCCGAGTGGAGCCGCAGCTCCCACACTCCGACCCCGACTCTCTTCGACGTCGTTGCTGCAGCCTACGCCATCTCGCCCGAGACCTGCCCGATGACCCCGCTCCACATCGAGGTCGACGACAAGGGGATGACCCTGCCCACCGAAGGATCGCCCAATGCCCAGGTCTGCCTCCAGCCGCACCCCGAGGCACTGTTCCACCTGCTGATGCCGCGCCTGCTCCACCAGCACATGACCGGCAACAAGGTCTGCGTCGCGCGCTCAGTCGACTAA
- a CDS encoding PadR family transcriptional regulator → MKTSSNSPLSAATLHILLALASEDLHGYGIIQEIARQSQGSYRLGPGTLYDNLKKLMDQKLVMDVPRSALPKDEERRFYRMTPSGREVLAAEVERMRDVIATAQSRLKERRPRNA, encoded by the coding sequence ATGAAGACCTCCTCCAATTCTCCTCTCTCTGCGGCGACGCTCCACATCCTGCTTGCACTGGCGAGTGAGGATCTCCACGGCTACGGGATTATCCAGGAGATTGCCCGGCAGTCGCAGGGGAGCTACCGGCTGGGCCCGGGAACACTGTACGACAACCTGAAGAAGCTGATGGACCAGAAGCTGGTGATGGATGTTCCGCGGTCGGCGCTGCCGAAGGACGAGGAGCGCAGGTTTTACCGGATGACGCCGTCGGGCCGCGAGGTGCTGGCGGCCGAGGTGGAACGGATGCGGGACGTGATTGCGACCGCCCAGTCACGACTGAAGGAGAGGAGACCTCGCAACGCATGA
- a CDS encoding DUF4126 family protein gives MTLEVLTWLIAIPMLGFITGMRTLTPITVLSWFAWLHLLPLDPWATWAGKLPVVLGFTLLAAMEYAADKYGRSPRPTRPAVLLVRVFLGGLVGAIIATSLDAPTSEGIILGVLGALVGAFVAYQLRHQLTSRLGCKVWHITLAEDIFAIFFAIFCMGIVTG, from the coding sequence ATGACCCTTGAGGTCCTCACCTGGCTGATCGCGATCCCGATGCTCGGTTTCATTACCGGTATGCGCACCCTGACGCCGATCACCGTTCTCAGCTGGTTTGCGTGGCTGCACCTGCTTCCGCTCGACCCCTGGGCCACCTGGGCGGGCAAGCTCCCCGTCGTGCTCGGATTCACCCTGCTGGCCGCGATGGAATATGCTGCCGACAAGTACGGACGATCGCCGCGCCCTACGCGTCCCGCCGTCCTGCTGGTCCGCGTCTTCCTGGGCGGCCTGGTAGGCGCCATCATCGCCACCTCCCTCGACGCCCCTACCAGCGAAGGCATCATCCTCGGCGTCCTCGGAGCTCTGGTCGGGGCCTTCGTGGCCTATCAGCTTCGCCACCAGCTCACCAGCCGCCTCGGCTGCAAGGTCTGGCACATCACCCTCGCTGAAGATATCTTCGCCATCTTCTTCGCCATCTTCTGCATGGGCATCGTCACCGGCTGA